In the genome of Palaemon carinicauda isolate YSFRI2023 chromosome 13, ASM3689809v2, whole genome shotgun sequence, one region contains:
- the LOC137651529 gene encoding zinc finger BED domain-containing protein 4-like produces MTGHLHVVYEYTSRSCTTIPAPPTTMMAANATRWSSQLTMLKSILKDVNGVNSAIRLLGSCKTVEELKGMEIAMLKEVIKVLEPFQEATSHVEGENMVTLSCVAPVVFGLEHSLKLLIESKPIYCLNLANALQYFIKKRLNPFLEKTDVIAATVMDPRFKLAWLPCEEIKKEKISKIVALIISESTQSSLKNTIPEREPFITISTNQDKTDMSAKRPRLFAYMPPAGKINVSASTSDTTVVKAELESYLEEGVLGFDVNPLRYWHENKSFSILKPFARNIFGCCATSAPSERVCSKAGNFYSPERAKLGPETFWALMVIKCNYDDY; encoded by the exons ATGACGGGTCATTTACACGTCGTGTACGAGTACACGTCGCGTTCCTGTACAACCATCCCTGCCCCACCCACTACCATGATG GCTGCCAATGCTACTAGATGGAGCTCTCAACTGACTATGCTTAAGTCAATTCTCAAAGATGTCAATGGTGTCAACTCAGCTATTCGTCTCCTAGGATCATGCAAGACCGTAGAAGAATTGAAGGGAATGGAAATAGCAATgctaaaagaagtgataaaagttTTGGAACCGTTCCAAGAGGCGACATCACACGTGGAAGGAGAAAACATGGTGACACTTTCTTGCGTTGCACCAGTTGTATTTGGCCTTGAGCACAGCCTCAAACTATTAATTGAAAGTAAACCAATCTACTGCTTAAACTTGGCTAATGCACTACAGTATTTTATCAAAAAAAGGTTGAATCCGTTTCTTGAGAAGACTGACGTCATTGCCGCAACTGTCATGGACCCCAGGTTTAAGCTGGCATGGCTGCcatgtgaggaaataaaaaaggaaaagatttccAAGATTGTGGCCCTAATTATTTCAGAGTCAACTCAGTCATCTTTGAAGAACACAATTCCAGAGAGGGAGCCTTTTATCACCATAAGCACCAATCAAGACAAGACTGACATGAGTGCAAAACGCCCTCGTCTTTTTGCCTACATGCCACCAGCTGGGAAAATAAATGTAAGTGCATCAACAAGCGACACTACAGTGGTAAAGGCAGAACTTGAGTCGTACCTAGAAGAAGGTGTTCTGGGTTTTGACGTGAACCCACTGAGGTACTGGCATGAAAACAAGAGCTTCAGCATTTTGAAGCCTTTTGCAAGAAATATTTTTGGGTGCTGTGCCACGTCGGCACCATCTGAAAGAGTCTGTAGTAAGGCTGGTAATTTTTACAGTCCTGAGCGAGCAAAACTTGGCCCGGAAACCTTCTGGGCATTAATGGTTATTAAATGCaattatgatgattattaa